The following proteins come from a genomic window of Zonotrichia albicollis isolate bZonAlb1 chromosome 12, bZonAlb1.hap1, whole genome shotgun sequence:
- the ACAD9 gene encoding LOW QUALITY PROTEIN: complex I assembly factor ACAD9, mitochondrial (The sequence of the model RefSeq protein was modified relative to this genomic sequence to represent the inferred CDS: inserted 1 base in 1 codon), which produces MQRSLPVLLLPAWPAPLLSPQEGDSKPPWMHPELFPGGTVRLRQQLPDQAGEGRAPRLEPGPGPGGRSRERRYRRAPPRGALGLRARVRPALMGCVPVPAVAASQAPPGGAVGRWGRAVSRPGAXPGGRRCRHGAPSAAMSAVLLLLRALRAARPRLQPRPQPRAGPSARGLRTAAPRRAFAKELFLGTLRKEEVFPYPEISNEELAEINQFVGPVEKFFNEEVDSKKIDQDAKIPPETLQGLKDLGLFGMQIPEEYGGLGLSNTMYARLGEITSLDGSIAVTLAAHQAIGLKGILIAGTEEQKAKYLPRLASGEHIAAFCLTEPGSGSDAASIQTRATLSEDGKHFLLNGSKVWISNGGLASIFTVFARTEVVDKDGQVKDKITAFIVERDFGGVSHGKPEDKLGIRGSNTCEVHFENTKVPIENVIGEVGGGFKVAMNILNNGRFSMGSGAAGMIKKLIELTSEYACTRKQFNKKLSQFGLIQEKFCLMAVKAYVMESMAYLTAGMMDRPGFPDCSVEAAMVKVFSSEGAWACVSEALQILGGLGYMKDYPYERYLRDTRILLIFEGTNEILRMYIALTGMQHAGKILTDKIKAIKKGNVGVALGEFMTRLQDSLGRKVDLGLVGHHGVVHPSLQESAKKLEENVHYFGTTVRGLLSRFGKTIVEEQLVLKRVADVVINLYAMTAAISRASRSISIGLRNHDHEVLLTNIFCTEAYFKNNYAMAQLEKHADENLDDSIKKAAKQILEKRAYICSHPLDRTF; this is translated from the exons ATGCAgcgctccctgcctgtgctgctgctccctgcctggccTGCGCCGCTGCTCTCGCCTCAGGAAGGCGACTCAAAGCCACCCTGGATGCACCCGGAGCTGTTTCCCGGGGGCACCGTGCggctcaggcagcagctgccggaccaggcaggggaggggagggcaCCGCGGCTCGAACCGGGCCCGGGGCCGGGCGGGAGAAGCCGTGAGCGGCGTTACCGCCGAGCGCCGCCCCgcggggccctggggctgcGGGCCCGGGTGAGACCAGCCCTGATggggtgtgtccctgtccccgcggTCGCTGCGAGCCAAGCGCCGCCCGGTGGGGCTGTGGGGCGGTGGGGCCGTGCCGTGTCCCGCCCCGGGG GGCCGGGCGGTCGGCGGTGCCGTCACGGAGCGCCGAGCGCGGCCATGAGcgcggtgctgctgctgctgcgggccctgcgcgccgcccggccccgactccagccccggccccagccccgggccggccccTCAGCCCGCGGCCTGCGCACGGCCGCGCCCCGCCGCGCCTTCGCCAAGGAGCTGTTCCTCGGCACCCTGCGCAAG GAAGAAGTTTTTCCTTACCCAGAAATTAGCAATGAAGAGCTGGCAGAAATCAACCAGTTTGTGGGACCTGTCGAAAAGTTCTTCAATGAGGAAG TGGACTCGAAGAAAATCGATCAAGATGCAAAAATCCCACCTGAAACCTTACAAGGACTGAAGGACCTGGGTCTGTTTGGCATGCAGATTCCAGAGGAATATG GTGGGCTGGGCCTGTCAAACACCATGTATGCACGGCTGGGAGAAATCACCTCCCTGGATGGCTCCATTGCAGTGACCCTGGCAGCTCATCAGGCCATTGGGCTGAAG GGGATCCTCATAGCTGGCACCGAGGAGCAGAAGGCCAAGTACCTGCCCCGCCTGGCCTCGGGGGAGCACATTGCTGCCTTCTGCCTCACCGAGCCTGGCAG TGGGAGTGATGCTGCATCCATCCAGACAAGAGCAACCCTGAGTGAAGATGGGAAACACTTCCTGTTAAATGGCTCCAAG GTCTGGATCTCCAATGGTGGCCTGGCCAGTATTTTCACGGTGTTTGCCAGGACAGAGGTTGTGGACAAGGACGGGCAGGTGAAGGATAAAATCACTGCTTTCATCGTGGAGCGGGACTTCGGCGGCGTCAGCCACGGCAAGCCCGAGGATAAACTGGGCATTCGAGGCTCCAACA CCTGTGAAGTGCATTTTGAAAACACCAAAGTGCCTATAGAGAATGTAATTGGAGAAGTTGGAGGGGGATTTAAG GTTGCCATGAATATCCTCAACAATGGAAGATTTAGCATGGgcagtggagctgctggaatgaTTAAGAAGTTGATAG agCTGACATCAGAGTATGCTTGCACCAGGAAACAATTCAATAAGAAACTCAGCCAGTTTGGATTAATTCAG GAGAAGTTTTGTTTGATGGCTGTGAAAGCCTACGTGATGGAGAGCATGGCGTACCTGACTGCCGGGATGATGGACAGGCCAGGCTTCCCTGACTGCTCCGTGGAGGCTGCCATGGTCAAG GTGTTCAGCTCTGAGGGTGCCTGGGCCTGTGTGAGTGAGGCTCTGCAGATCCTTGGGGGCCTTGGCTACATGAAGGATTATCCCTACGAGCGctacctcagggacaccaggatCCTGCTCATCTTTGAG GGAACCAATGAAATCCTGAGAATGTACATTGCATTGACAGGCATGCAGCATGCAGGGAAGATCTTAACTGACAAAATTAA AGCAATCAAGAAAGGAAACGTGGGAGTGGCGCTGGGGGAGTTCATGACCAGGTTACAGGACAGCCTGGGCAGGAAGGTGGATCTGGGGCTTGTAGGTCACCATGGGGTGGTGCATCCCAGCCTCCAG GAGAGTGCCAAGAAACTTGAAGAAAACGTTCATTATTTTGGAACTACAGTCAGGGGCCTGCTAAGTAGGTTTGGCAAG ACGATAGTGGAGGAGCAGCTGGTGCTGAAGAGAGTGGCAGATGTGGTGATTAATTTGTATGCAATGACTGCAGCCATCTCCCGGGCCAGCCGCTCCATCAGCATCGGGCTCAGGAACCACGACCACGAG GTGCTTCTTACAAATATCTTCTGCACAGAAGCATATTTCAAGAATAATTATGCCATGGCTCAATTAGAAAAAC ATGCCGATGAAAATCTGGATGATTCCATTAAGAAAGCTGCAAAGcagatcctggagaagagggcaTACATCTGCTCCCACCCACTGGACAGGACCTTCTGA